One Gimesia sp. DNA segment encodes these proteins:
- a CDS encoding vWA domain-containing protein, whose product MNLNRFLEKLFGIQSSTWAEGGQWSTQWVGLPSGDRMLFLILGVVVLIAGGWWLYQRDARQIPLLRRCLLYSIRIALVLLVIAMLLEPILVLSKEEKIPSHLLVLLDTSQSMSLKDSWQDEERAMEVARSLGMSSDVDALRRMNRLQLAQKLVTPSFLKDLSADGKRTVHLHGFSDKFNPEALSDSEEWHAGGNATAIASSLRQALLSYSGMPLSGVLLISDGQSTAGEPPEEVLQMLSDEGIPLVAVGMGTTDGPRNVAITELEVSPVVFVQDANQLTVHIESRGMQAQSATLLIEQRRNGGPWQEFIREDVVLNLEGQLQPRTYQFTETKTGKVEFRANIIDAGPEISQDDNLASTEVRVIRQRLNVLFIAGSTFPEVQFLRNTFLRDRQINLSTWLMAADKTYEHPGDLPIRRLPVTQEELNDYDCVILYDPDPNGWPVNFPELLTNFVTKAGGGLVYIAGEMQTANMFDHQSDPTLDWLNLLPVIREPGLFRSQVQIRLSARSPWKLDVTTQGVQDPIFNFASDRQANEQLLKNLPGMFWHFPVTKAKPGATVLAVHADPRMRNEYGQEVLIASQRVGPGWSIFIGFDSTYRWRYLNEQLFDGFWARVVDRAGRSKQLGGNYPFRLSTPQAQYQPGEQAKVVARFLDESQIEPGLQRLYGEVERGDEQPIPLTLTEGNQRGEFSTNFPVPSPGTYFVRVWMGDEAAGASVKAATMPIKVEFPNQELQNPTLNEAYLETMSSSTGGRVYQLSEMNDIVNAFKIKEVSRFLEERQEIWDAPIFYFLIFGLLVTEWILRKWCRLI is encoded by the coding sequence GTGAACTTGAACCGATTTCTGGAAAAACTGTTTGGTATTCAATCCTCGACCTGGGCCGAAGGTGGTCAGTGGTCCACGCAGTGGGTTGGCTTGCCGTCAGGAGATCGGATGCTCTTTCTGATTCTGGGAGTCGTCGTACTGATAGCTGGCGGCTGGTGGTTGTATCAACGGGATGCAAGGCAGATACCCCTGCTCCGCCGCTGTCTGTTGTACTCAATCCGAATTGCTTTGGTCCTGCTGGTGATTGCCATGCTGCTCGAACCTATTCTGGTATTGAGCAAAGAGGAAAAAATTCCTTCGCATCTGCTGGTCCTGTTGGATACTTCGCAGTCCATGTCGCTGAAGGATTCCTGGCAGGATGAAGAACGGGCCATGGAAGTGGCGCGTAGTCTGGGGATGTCGTCAGACGTGGATGCCCTCCGCAGAATGAACCGCCTGCAACTCGCGCAGAAATTAGTGACACCTTCATTCCTGAAAGACCTGTCTGCTGACGGAAAACGCACGGTCCACCTGCATGGGTTCAGTGATAAGTTCAATCCAGAGGCATTATCAGACTCTGAGGAATGGCACGCCGGTGGAAATGCGACTGCTATCGCCAGTTCTCTTCGCCAGGCACTGCTTTCCTATTCCGGGATGCCACTCTCGGGGGTTTTACTGATCAGCGATGGACAATCGACGGCTGGAGAACCGCCGGAGGAAGTCTTGCAGATGCTGTCTGATGAAGGAATCCCTCTGGTCGCGGTTGGAATGGGGACGACTGATGGACCGCGGAATGTTGCGATTACGGAACTCGAAGTCAGCCCGGTGGTGTTTGTGCAGGATGCGAACCAGCTGACGGTACATATTGAATCACGGGGAATGCAGGCTCAATCCGCGACCCTGCTGATTGAACAGCGACGCAATGGTGGGCCCTGGCAGGAATTCATTCGCGAGGATGTCGTGCTTAACCTCGAGGGTCAGTTACAACCGCGGACGTATCAGTTCACAGAAACAAAAACCGGTAAGGTCGAATTTCGAGCAAATATTATCGATGCGGGGCCGGAAATCTCGCAGGATGATAATCTGGCCTCCACCGAAGTACGCGTGATTCGACAGCGGTTGAATGTCCTGTTTATTGCAGGATCGACTTTTCCCGAAGTTCAGTTTCTGAGAAATACGTTTTTACGGGATCGACAGATTAATCTTTCGACCTGGCTCATGGCGGCTGATAAAACCTATGAACATCCGGGCGATCTGCCAATTCGTCGTCTGCCGGTCACTCAGGAAGAGCTCAACGATTATGACTGTGTGATATTATACGATCCTGATCCCAACGGCTGGCCTGTTAATTTCCCGGAGTTGCTTACGAATTTTGTGACCAAAGCAGGAGGTGGACTGGTCTATATTGCTGGTGAAATGCAGACCGCGAATATGTTCGATCATCAGTCTGATCCTACCCTGGACTGGTTAAACTTATTGCCTGTTATTCGAGAGCCGGGACTCTTTCGCTCTCAAGTTCAGATTCGGTTGAGTGCTCGCTCACCCTGGAAGCTGGATGTGACTACTCAGGGAGTCCAGGATCCCATTTTTAACTTTGCCAGTGATCGTCAGGCAAATGAGCAGCTTCTGAAAAATTTACCCGGCATGTTCTGGCACTTTCCGGTGACCAAAGCGAAACCGGGGGCGACGGTGCTCGCGGTTCATGCGGACCCCCGCATGCGAAATGAATATGGTCAGGAGGTTCTGATCGCCTCGCAACGCGTGGGACCCGGTTGGTCGATTTTTATTGGTTTTGACAGCACCTATCGCTGGCGGTATCTGAATGAGCAGTTGTTTGACGGATTCTGGGCACGAGTCGTGGATCGGGCCGGCAGGAGCAAACAACTGGGAGGAAATTACCCTTTCCGGCTTTCGACACCGCAGGCACAGTACCAGCCCGGAGAACAGGCTAAGGTGGTCGCCCGTTTTCTGGATGAGAGCCAGATCGAGCCTGGTTTACAGCGTTTATACGGTGAAGTAGAGCGTGGTGATGAACAGCCGATTCCACTGACGTTGACAGAAGGAAATCAAAGAGGTGAATTCTCTACGAACTTTCCGGTGCCGTCACCTGGGACGTATTTTGTCCGTGTCTGGATGGGAGATGAAGCAGCCGGGGCGAGCGTGAAGGCGGCTACCATGCCGATTAAAGTCGAATTTCCAAATCAGGAACTGCAAAATCCGACTCTGAACGAAGCATATCTGGAGACCATGTCGAGTTCGACGGGAGGTCGGGTCTATCAGTTGTCAGAAATGAACGACATTGTAAACGCCTTCAAAATTAAAGAGGTCTCTCGATTTCTGGAAGAACGTCAGGAAATCTGGGATGCACCAATTTTCTATTTCTTAATCTTTGGTTTACTGGTTACAGAATGGATTTTGCGAAAGTGGTGCCGTCTGATTTAA
- a CDS encoding NPCBM/NEW2 domain-containing protein, giving the protein MNRMLVSTGWSLIWLSALLFSLEEHVLADEVMLYDGKKISGQIRSITADSLTVDVGKQQQRVNLFDVTSYKFVEPALPQNVSQLLIDGEKPSYTSGPRTAKIKLRKGYHRFTLPYYHTLGVAKLEIKMSGPGIKNTEVPREMLSRVTDQVRKIATREYQVDQAGFRLPVEVKQPERYVAYRLMEWTDPAAVKSILDLRYLSVKKYGASPRLALLTKRSAIHFGIIYEGLIKIPQDGEYTFSIDTDKNSKAQFYLGAFPRELYRKSLGKKESSWKLAFDQDGKLTGKLKQWDANGVVMTLPLASQDVDVKLQPDVIQEVWHQAEGISQPGSSERKGESKTEDTAYIRTSDGKVHRVSGEVVSMDSQSLRFLYQGEEREVKQDRVVGLVLHKKRTEKKNSLKLISLIRLVGGSQLPGVVSSTDPSQLTIDLPGGAKLSVSNEDLESVKTINARSVSLTEIIPETVTEVPFFNQVFPYQINRSFNGKELQIGKQLFSKGLCVHAKTILVYRLDRQFEKFTVTPGLQHATGDSGNVAVTVLADGKTLFENQEFTSQTQQGPLNLDVSGCQQLTLTVDFGQQQNVGDRFVWGAPQLIRASPQGLAVSKK; this is encoded by the coding sequence ATGAATCGAATGCTGGTTTCAACCGGATGGAGTCTTATCTGGCTGTCTGCGCTGTTGTTCAGCCTGGAGGAGCATGTTCTGGCTGATGAGGTAATGCTTTACGACGGGAAAAAAATCAGCGGTCAGATTCGGAGTATCACCGCTGACTCATTGACTGTAGACGTTGGGAAACAGCAGCAGAGGGTGAACCTGTTTGATGTAACATCATACAAATTTGTCGAGCCTGCCCTGCCACAAAACGTCAGTCAGTTATTAATTGATGGTGAGAAACCCAGCTATACCAGTGGGCCACGCACCGCAAAAATCAAGCTGCGAAAAGGGTATCACCGATTTACTCTGCCCTATTATCATACGCTGGGGGTGGCGAAGCTGGAGATCAAAATGTCGGGGCCTGGGATCAAAAATACAGAAGTACCCCGCGAGATGCTTTCCCGGGTCACGGATCAGGTAAGGAAAATAGCCACGCGTGAGTATCAGGTCGATCAGGCTGGTTTCCGTTTGCCAGTAGAAGTCAAACAGCCGGAACGGTATGTTGCCTACCGACTGATGGAATGGACTGATCCGGCGGCAGTAAAATCGATTCTGGATCTGCGTTACCTGTCTGTGAAAAAATATGGTGCCAGTCCGCGCCTGGCACTGTTAACCAAACGCAGTGCGATTCATTTTGGAATTATTTATGAGGGACTCATCAAGATTCCGCAGGATGGCGAATATACATTTTCGATTGATACAGACAAAAACAGTAAGGCACAGTTTTATCTCGGAGCGTTTCCTCGTGAACTGTATCGCAAATCGCTGGGTAAAAAAGAATCCAGCTGGAAACTGGCCTTTGATCAGGACGGAAAGCTGACGGGTAAACTAAAACAGTGGGATGCTAACGGAGTTGTCATGACCCTGCCACTCGCATCTCAGGATGTTGATGTTAAATTGCAGCCTGATGTGATTCAGGAAGTCTGGCATCAGGCAGAAGGAATCAGTCAACCAGGAAGTTCTGAACGAAAAGGCGAATCGAAGACTGAAGATACCGCTTACATTCGAACCAGTGATGGGAAAGTTCACCGGGTGTCAGGCGAAGTTGTGAGTATGGATAGTCAGAGCCTGCGGTTCCTCTACCAGGGAGAGGAACGTGAAGTCAAACAGGATCGCGTTGTAGGGCTCGTGCTGCACAAAAAACGAACTGAGAAAAAAAACAGCCTTAAGCTAATCAGTCTGATTCGACTGGTCGGTGGTTCTCAACTGCCGGGGGTGGTCTCATCTACCGATCCCTCTCAGCTGACGATTGACCTGCCTGGCGGGGCTAAACTGTCTGTATCCAACGAAGATCTGGAATCTGTAAAAACGATCAATGCCCGCTCTGTCTCATTGACGGAAATCATTCCTGAGACTGTAACAGAGGTGCCATTTTTCAATCAGGTCTTTCCTTATCAAATAAACCGTTCATTTAACGGAAAAGAGCTGCAGATCGGCAAGCAGTTATTTTCAAAAGGCTTGTGTGTACATGCGAAAACGATCCTGGTTTATCGTCTCGATCGCCAGTTCGAGAAATTCACTGTGACCCCGGGACTGCAGCATGCGACCGGCGATTCCGGCAACGTCGCTGTGACTGTATTGGCAGATGGGAAAACCCTGTTTGAGAACCAGGAATTTACCAGTCAGACGCAGCAGGGACCGCTCAACTTAGACGTCAGCGGTTGTCAACAACTGACTCTGACAGTTGATTTTGGCCAACAGCAGAATGTGGGAGACCGATTCGTCTGGGGAGCACCTCAGTTGATCCGGGCGTCTCCCCAGGGCCTGGCTGTCAGTAAGAAATAG
- a CDS encoding site-2 protease family protein has translation MNDVNQPRPPSDQIIEVKPGDYQTEVKGYSPRQPVYSRPSAPTRSKVPLVLFILTCLSTLIVGGTHSPFIPTPGQFQLLYSKIQAMGWATFFSNGFSYAGPVMLILLSHEMGHYLQSRRYHIPATRPIFIPMPMSPFGTMGAVILQRGGVADRKQMFDIAVSGPLAGLVFAIPFVYWGLLNSTVETILPGSGVVSFGEPLILKWMITLVHGPLAENQEIAMNSMLFAGWVGIFITALNLIPIGQLDGGHILYTLIGKRANVVAQLVLLGAIGYMAYSNEFSYSLLILLLIFFGVTHPPTADDTVELGPMRTFIGWATLAFFIIGFTLTPITIH, from the coding sequence ATGAATGACGTAAACCAGCCGCGGCCTCCTTCTGACCAGATCATTGAGGTTAAGCCCGGTGACTATCAGACCGAGGTCAAGGGTTATTCACCCCGGCAACCTGTCTACAGCAGGCCATCTGCTCCCACGCGGAGCAAGGTCCCGTTGGTTCTCTTCATTCTGACCTGTCTGAGCACGCTGATCGTCGGCGGCACACATAGCCCTTTTATTCCGACTCCCGGGCAGTTCCAGTTGTTGTACTCGAAAATCCAGGCCATGGGCTGGGCAACGTTTTTCAGCAACGGCTTTTCATATGCCGGCCCGGTGATGTTGATCCTGCTCTCGCATGAAATGGGACACTATCTCCAGTCGCGACGTTACCACATCCCGGCGACCCGTCCGATTTTTATCCCCATGCCGATGAGCCCCTTTGGTACCATGGGAGCAGTCATTCTGCAGCGTGGTGGAGTTGCCGATCGCAAGCAAATGTTCGATATCGCGGTCTCCGGTCCTCTGGCAGGGCTGGTGTTTGCAATTCCCTTCGTTTACTGGGGGCTGCTCAATTCAACCGTGGAAACGATCCTTCCCGGCTCTGGAGTCGTCAGTTTCGGCGAACCACTGATTCTGAAATGGATGATTACACTGGTACACGGCCCCCTGGCTGAAAACCAGGAAATCGCCATGAACTCAATGCTGTTTGCAGGCTGGGTTGGAATCTTCATCACTGCCCTGAACCTGATCCCCATTGGACAGTTGGATGGAGGACACATCCTGTATACCCTGATCGGCAAACGAGCCAATGTTGTCGCTCAGTTGGTTCTGCTCGGTGCGATTGGATATATGGCGTATTCCAATGAATTTTCCTATTCGCTGCTGATTCTGCTGCTCATCTTCTTCGGAGTCACACATCCTCCTACTGCCGACGATACCGTTGAGCTGGGCCCCATGCGAACATTTATCGGCTGGGCAACTCTCGCGTTTTTCATCATCGGCTTTACTCTGACCCCGATCACGATTCATTAA
- the pgsA gene encoding CDP-diacylglycerol--glycerol-3-phosphate 3-phosphatidyltransferase, with translation MNSTSEPQSENTGPGTELLGPEIWNLPNLITVSRLVLSLILFVIIYLEGWWKTSACLFIVAAATDFLDGYFARKYNQVTTLGRIMDPFVDKFIICGAFIFLLERGSASGINAWFVLIIIGREMFITSLRGFLEKRGRDFSASWSGKIKMGVQCVAVVVSLLSLSPEAPFNTPGFLMFRDVTIWATALITLYSGIDYVLRASRMLKRNPL, from the coding sequence ATGAATTCGACTTCGGAACCTCAATCCGAGAATACCGGGCCAGGTACGGAGCTGCTGGGGCCTGAAATCTGGAACCTGCCCAACCTGATCACCGTCAGTCGACTGGTACTCTCACTGATCCTGTTCGTGATAATCTATCTCGAAGGCTGGTGGAAAACCTCTGCCTGCCTGTTCATCGTGGCAGCAGCTACAGATTTTCTGGACGGTTATTTCGCTCGAAAATACAATCAGGTCACAACGCTGGGCCGGATCATGGACCCCTTTGTGGATAAATTCATCATCTGTGGTGCTTTTATCTTCCTCCTGGAAAGGGGTTCTGCTTCCGGAATCAATGCCTGGTTCGTCCTGATCATCATCGGTCGAGAAATGTTTATCACCAGCCTCCGTGGCTTCCTCGAAAAAAGAGGACGCGATTTTTCTGCCAGCTGGAGTGGGAAAATTAAAATGGGCGTACAGTGTGTCGCCGTTGTGGTCAGCCTGCTCTCATTGAGCCCTGAAGCCCCGTTTAATACCCCCGGTTTCCTGATGTTTCGCGATGTTACTATCTGGGCAACGGCTCTGATTACACTGTACAGTGGCATTGATTACGTGCTTCGTGCCTCCCGGATGCTGAAACGTAACCCACTGTAA
- a CDS encoding PQQ-binding-like beta-propeller repeat protein, producing the protein MRVFALNSLFMLYCLISLESAFAETPNSPRANPRASWDEWPQWRGPHGDGTWNGPPLKTAWPESGLKKLWSHDLGGGYGGISVADRKLYVMDRPVASSEDQQKAAGIHSHRVARQKIERVLCFDAQTGQQIWAHTYPCDYRDLDYGNGPRAAPTIVDDLVYTLGTMGDVYCLSAKTGKVIWKKHLVEDFGGKVPQWGYAAAPYVLGDMVILLPGGKEQGTAVVALDRKTGVQRWRSLSDTAGYATPLLIKHKGRSQLIIWSPNHIHSVDPQSGKHFWSVPYKITYGVAIANPIAHEGLVFVAGYWEGSKAIQLGTQPEEAELKWEDRRTLRGLMSQPLYRDGYAYLLDKRFGLTCFEFATGKKIWDDKNQMTPGDTRNPQATLIWLKQQQPRALILNSDGDLILAELDPSGYRELARTNLIGETWAHPAYAENRIFVRSNTQIIAYELPVLESIDESP; encoded by the coding sequence ATGCGTGTTTTCGCTTTAAACTCACTGTTCATGCTGTACTGCCTGATCTCCCTGGAATCTGCTTTCGCAGAAACTCCCAATTCACCCCGAGCAAACCCACGAGCGAGCTGGGACGAATGGCCCCAGTGGCGAGGACCGCACGGTGATGGCACCTGGAATGGTCCGCCACTCAAAACAGCCTGGCCGGAATCGGGGTTGAAAAAACTCTGGTCCCACGACCTGGGAGGAGGCTACGGGGGCATTTCTGTAGCGGATCGAAAACTCTATGTCATGGATCGGCCTGTAGCCTCGTCTGAAGATCAGCAAAAAGCAGCTGGTATCCACAGCCATCGAGTCGCGCGGCAGAAGATTGAACGAGTGCTCTGCTTTGACGCCCAGACGGGTCAACAGATCTGGGCGCATACCTATCCCTGCGATTACCGTGACCTCGATTATGGCAATGGCCCTCGCGCGGCCCCCACGATCGTGGATGATCTGGTCTACACGCTGGGAACGATGGGCGATGTTTACTGTCTGTCTGCGAAAACCGGGAAGGTGATCTGGAAGAAGCACCTCGTTGAAGACTTTGGGGGGAAAGTACCACAGTGGGGGTATGCCGCTGCTCCTTATGTACTGGGAGACATGGTCATTCTGCTACCCGGAGGCAAAGAGCAGGGGACCGCGGTCGTCGCCCTGGACCGTAAGACAGGCGTCCAACGGTGGCGATCACTCTCCGATACTGCCGGCTATGCGACACCTTTGTTGATCAAACATAAGGGCCGGTCACAATTGATCATCTGGTCTCCCAATCACATTCACAGTGTCGATCCACAGTCAGGGAAACATTTCTGGTCGGTCCCTTACAAAATCACTTACGGTGTCGCGATCGCCAATCCAATTGCGCATGAGGGACTGGTTTTTGTGGCAGGTTACTGGGAGGGATCGAAAGCGATCCAGCTGGGCACTCAGCCAGAAGAAGCAGAGCTGAAATGGGAGGACCGACGCACACTGAGAGGTCTGATGTCACAACCGCTTTACCGGGACGGCTATGCTTATCTACTCGATAAAAGATTTGGTCTGACCTGTTTTGAATTCGCCACGGGGAAAAAAATCTGGGACGACAAAAACCAGATGACACCCGGTGATACTCGAAATCCGCAGGCAACCCTGATCTGGCTCAAGCAACAACAGCCCCGCGCCCTGATCCTCAACTCTGACGGAGATCTGATCCTGGCTGAGCTGGATCCTTCCGGTTACAGGGAACTGGCCCGGACCAACCTGATTGGAGAGACCTGGGCCCATCCCGCTTATGCGGAAAATCGGATTTTTGTACGCAGCAATACCCAGATTATTGCCTACGAACTGCCCGTCCTGGAATCGATTGACGAATCCCCATAA
- the asnB gene encoding asparagine synthase (glutamine-hydrolyzing) — MCGITGTSWTTRDKNISPLVLRSMTSVISHRGPDDAGGYHSDLEPRSFLFADENQLTNFTPSSETGAALGHRRLSIIDLGTGHQPLCNEDGTVWIVFNGEIYNYQELRTELVRQGHQFKTESDTEVIVHLYEEQGAACVEHLRGMFAFAIWDERRQRLFLARDRMGQKPLFYREEPGRLSFASELKSLLQLPGASREVDPHAIDLFLAYQYVPHPWSILKGYQKLPPAHRAIYEHGQLTVERYWTPPYQHPELQSDLKFQTPQEWSKALRQTLTESVRIRMRSDVPLGAFLSGGIDSTIIAGLMQGMSERPVHTFSIGFPVKQFDETSYAREAAAKLGTEHHEYVVAPEALEMLPRLAWHYDEPFADSSAIPTMYLSQVTRQEVTVSLSGDGGDELFAGYDRYRAVALSQWFDRLPGFVKKMMTASIWQKLPASVEQKSFRRRVKRFLAGLAVPPERRYLKWVGIFDTERRLEMYTPEFREQIQNFDADQFLLDAYQLCPDRDFVTRTTATDVLSYLPCDILTKVDIASMAHSLECRSPFLDHHVAELAAVMPLNLKMHKGRGKQILVDTFADLLPESIQTRKKMGFGVPLNHWFRHELKPLLYDVLLDQRAIDRQIFDRKAVEQLINEHQNQQWDQSARLWSLLVLEMWFRTFIDPASIPDHFPEAALV; from the coding sequence ATGTGCGGAATCACCGGAACCTCGTGGACCACACGGGACAAGAACATCTCCCCACTGGTGCTCCGCAGCATGACCAGTGTCATCTCTCACCGGGGCCCCGATGATGCGGGAGGCTATCATTCAGACTTGGAACCCAGGTCATTTCTGTTCGCTGATGAAAACCAGCTGACCAACTTCACTCCAAGCTCTGAAACCGGTGCCGCCCTGGGACACCGCCGCCTGTCGATCATCGACCTGGGAACCGGGCACCAGCCACTCTGTAACGAAGACGGCACTGTCTGGATCGTCTTTAACGGCGAAATCTATAACTACCAGGAGCTCAGAACAGAACTGGTCAGACAGGGGCACCAGTTCAAAACCGAATCCGACACAGAAGTCATTGTCCACCTCTATGAAGAGCAGGGGGCGGCCTGCGTGGAACATCTGAGGGGGATGTTTGCGTTTGCCATCTGGGATGAACGTCGCCAGCGCCTCTTTCTGGCACGCGACCGCATGGGACAGAAGCCCCTGTTTTATCGGGAAGAACCAGGACGATTGAGCTTTGCCAGTGAGCTCAAATCGCTCCTGCAGCTACCTGGTGCCAGCCGGGAAGTTGATCCCCACGCCATCGATCTGTTTCTCGCCTATCAATATGTGCCACACCCCTGGTCAATTCTGAAAGGCTACCAGAAGTTGCCCCCGGCGCACCGCGCAATCTACGAACACGGACAACTCACCGTTGAGCGGTACTGGACGCCCCCTTATCAGCATCCTGAATTACAATCAGACCTGAAGTTTCAGACACCTCAGGAATGGTCAAAGGCACTTCGCCAGACATTGACGGAATCCGTTCGAATCCGCATGCGGAGTGATGTCCCTCTGGGAGCATTTCTCTCCGGAGGAATCGATTCGACGATCATCGCAGGACTGATGCAGGGCATGTCCGAACGACCGGTTCATACCTTTTCGATCGGCTTTCCGGTGAAACAGTTTGACGAGACGAGCTATGCCCGCGAGGCAGCTGCCAAGCTGGGTACCGAACATCACGAGTATGTGGTCGCCCCCGAGGCCCTCGAAATGCTGCCCCGTCTGGCCTGGCACTACGATGAACCTTTCGCCGACAGTAGTGCTATCCCGACGATGTACCTTTCACAAGTCACCAGGCAAGAAGTCACCGTTTCTCTCTCCGGAGACGGGGGAGACGAACTGTTTGCAGGCTACGACCGCTATAGAGCGGTCGCACTTTCACAGTGGTTTGATCGACTGCCGGGGTTCGTCAAAAAAATGATGACCGCTTCCATCTGGCAGAAACTGCCCGCATCTGTGGAACAGAAATCATTTCGCCGCCGCGTCAAGCGGTTCCTGGCGGGGCTCGCGGTTCCACCGGAACGTCGCTACCTCAAATGGGTCGGCATCTTTGATACAGAACGCCGACTGGAGATGTACACGCCGGAATTTAGAGAGCAGATCCAGAACTTCGATGCCGACCAGTTCCTGCTAGACGCTTATCAACTCTGTCCCGACCGTGACTTTGTGACCCGCACGACTGCAACCGATGTGCTGTCGTATCTCCCCTGTGACATTCTGACAAAGGTTGACATTGCCAGCATGGCCCACAGTCTGGAATGCCGCAGCCCGTTCCTGGATCATCATGTCGCTGAGCTGGCTGCAGTCATGCCCCTGAATCTCAAAATGCACAAAGGCCGTGGCAAACAGATTCTCGTCGACACCTTTGCTGATCTTCTCCCCGAATCGATCCAGACACGTAAAAAAATGGGATTCGGTGTGCCCCTCAATCACTGGTTCCGTCATGAGTTGAAACCATTACTCTACGATGTCCTGCTCGACCAGCGGGCTATTGACCGACAGATCTTTGACCGGAAGGCTGTGGAACAGCTGATCAACGAACACCAGAATCAGCAATGGGATCAGAGCGCCCGACTCTGGTCGCTGCTGGTTCTGGAAATGTGGTTTCGAACCTTTATAGATCCGGCAAGCATTCCCGATCACTTTCCAGAAGCTGCACTGGTCTGA
- a CDS encoding glycosyltransferase, producing the protein MIKVSLLIPTLDQSGAEKQLTLLATSLPREEFDVQVIALTRGGPYAEVLQQHDIPVTILKKRFKFDPLAYRALKKTLQQQQPDILHTWLFAANSYGRMAVKRLSSSQKKTKVIVSERCVDSWKSNWQHNVDRRLLPQTSLLVGNSQGVVDFYRDKGVPDSLLRVVPNGIVLPDKTVNEAVRSQLYQEHDIPPNARLIAFVGRLARQKRVEDLLWALQLIRQMNEDIVLLLIGDGPERAKLEQLAHKYTVTPNVRFLGHRTDVDQLFPLFEVFQLASDFEGQSNSIMEAMSYGIPVVASDIPPNRELVVHGETGFLTSVGDSTGFAQFAERILADPQLAKDLGNAARKRMQEEFSVDKMVEGYARLYREVLQ; encoded by the coding sequence GTGATAAAAGTCAGCCTTCTCATTCCGACTCTTGATCAGTCCGGTGCCGAAAAGCAGCTTACTCTGCTGGCGACGTCTTTACCCCGTGAAGAGTTTGATGTGCAGGTCATTGCGCTGACCCGGGGAGGCCCTTATGCGGAGGTACTCCAGCAGCATGATATTCCGGTGACGATCCTCAAGAAACGATTCAAATTCGACCCGCTGGCATACCGAGCGTTAAAGAAAACTCTACAACAGCAACAACCGGACATTCTGCATACCTGGCTATTTGCAGCCAACTCCTATGGCAGAATGGCTGTTAAACGCCTCTCGTCTTCACAAAAAAAAACCAAGGTCATCGTCTCCGAGCGTTGTGTGGATTCCTGGAAGAGTAACTGGCAGCATAATGTCGATCGGCGTCTGTTACCGCAAACTTCGCTGCTGGTTGGTAACTCTCAGGGTGTTGTCGACTTTTACAGGGATAAAGGTGTACCAGATTCACTACTGCGAGTCGTTCCTAACGGCATTGTTCTGCCGGATAAGACGGTCAATGAAGCAGTTCGTTCACAGCTTTACCAGGAACATGATATTCCCCCTAATGCGCGCCTGATTGCCTTCGTGGGACGTCTGGCCCGCCAGAAACGTGTCGAAGATCTGCTCTGGGCACTACAGCTGATTCGCCAGATGAATGAGGATATCGTTCTGCTGTTAATTGGTGATGGCCCCGAACGAGCGAAGCTGGAGCAGTTGGCTCACAAATATACGGTCACTCCCAACGTACGGTTCCTGGGCCACCGCACCGATGTCGACCAGCTTTTTCCACTCTTCGAAGTCTTTCAACTGGCCAGCGACTTTGAAGGACAGTCGAACAGCATTATGGAGGCCATGTCCTACGGCATTCCCGTCGTCGCCAGTGATATTCCCCCCAACAGGGAACTGGTCGTGCATGGCGAGACCGGCTTTCTGACTTCAGTGGGTGACAGTACGGGTTTCGCACAATTTGCAGAACGCATCCTGGCTGACCCGCAACTCGCGAAAGATTTAGGAAACGCCGCTCGAAAAAGGATGCAAGAGGAATTCAGTGTCGATAAAATGGTAGAAGGCTATGCCAGACTCTATCGTGAAGTCCTCCAGTAA